In Muribaculum gordoncarteri, the genomic window TGTCCTTTGCATATTCGACCCATTTTTCAAGCTGTGAGCGATTCAGAGTTGTGCCGGTGGGATTATTGGGATAGCACAAATATATGACATCGGGGTTGTCCTTAGGCAATGATGGAATAAATCCGTTTTCGGCCGTGCACGGCAGATACTCTATCCTACTCCAGCGTCCGTCGACGAGATGCCCTGCCCTTCCGGCCATGACATTTGTGTCGACATATACGGGATATACGGGATCGGTCACGGCAACTTTGCAGTCGGTGGACAGAATGTCGCCTATATTGCCCGTGTCGCTTTTCGCACCGTCGCTTATGAATATCTCATCGATGTCTATGTCGATGTTTCGTGAGCGATAATCAACATCTACGATTCTCCTGCGCAGGAAGTCATATCCCTGCTCCGGGCCATAACCGTGGAAGGTCACGCGATCGGCCTGGTCGGCAACGGCATTTTCCATTGCCTGAATGGCTGCCGGACATATAGGCTGCGTTACATCGCCAATGCCCATCTTGATGATTTCGACATCGGGATGCTCAGCCTTGAAGGCATTGATTCGCTTTGCTACATCGGAGAAAAGGTAGCTTGCAGGAAGCTCGCAAAAATTGTCGTTAATCTTAATCATAGGTCAGTGAATCCGTTTTTTTCTATTGTTTTTATTTGTTATCAACTTTGTCTTTCGTAGACTCCTTCAAACACCGTGGTTGCGCCTCCTGTCATGTAGATGTGTGAATCATCGGGATTCCGATATATCTCAAGGTCGCCGCCAAGCAGATGCACTGTCACCCGATCGCCTGTACGGCCTGTAAGCGCGGCGGCAACTGCGGTGGCACAGGCTCCGGTTCCACAGGCCATTGTTTCGCCGCTACCTCTCTCCCACACTCGCATCGTTATTTCGGAGGGTGAATTTATTTGCGCAAATTCGATGTTTGCCCGGTCGGGCCACATGGGGTGAATTTCAAGTTCACGCCCCAATCCGTGTACATCCACATTATCGAGCGAGTCGACAAACACGACTCCGTGGGGATTGCCCATCGAAACGGCTGTCATCTCAACCACTCCGCACGATGTATCGACCGGAGCGTTGACCATCATCTCATTATTATATATAACCGGAATTTCCCTGACTGATGTGACCGGCTCACCCATGTCGACGGTGACCGAGTCAACTTTGCCTTTATTTACGTGCAGGTGCAATGTTTTGATGCCTGCCAATGTTTCAAGAGTTACGACATTCTTGTCGGTCAATCCGTAATCATATACATATTTGCCGACACAGCGACTTCCGTTTCCACACATCTTGGCTTCGGAACCGTCGGCATTGAATATGCGCATCTTGAAATCAGCAACCTCCGACGGACAAATAAGGATGATGCCGTCACCGCCAACACCTGTGTGGCGGTCGCTCATCTCTATCGATAATTCACTTAGACGCTCCGGCGTGACTTCCATACAGTTTATATATATGTAGTCATTGCTGATGCCATGCATCTTTGTGAACTTTATTTGCTTCATCGCTAATAAGAATGATTTTAATTCTTTAATCTTATTTCACGTTGCAAAGTTAATCAATTTGCAATATAATCCAACTATTTTGTGTGATTTTTCTTCATAAAAGTGTTTTTATTTGACATATTTCAATGATTTTGTGACTTAAAGTGGCGATTTAACATATTCAAGCCGCATATTGGCTACTAAATGCCAACAATAACCTCATTTTGCTTCCATATTTTCACCGGGCAATCTACTTTATTATATGAAAAATAATTATTAACTTTGACGAAGCGTAAAATAATTAATCCAACTCTATTTATAACACGAAATGAAACATTCAATTCAATCATTGTTGGCAGTGTCAGCACTGTCGACATTACTTGCATCCTGCGGAGGCGATAAGAAAGCTCCCGAAGCTGTAACCAACGACGATGTCATACTCCATGCCTGGTCATGGTCGTTTGACACGATTGCAGCCAATATGAAAAATATTGCCGATGCGGGGTTTGATTATGTGCAGACATCACCTGCCAACACTTGCTATGTGGGCGAAGGCGGCGGTATGGCCCTATACAGCCAGCCCGGCGACTCGGTTACCGGAAAATGGTACTACTACTATCAGCCGATCGACTGGAAGATCGGTAACTATCTTCTCGGCGACCGCGACCAGTTCAAGGCTATGTGCGACAGCGCCGCAAAATATGGCATAAAGGTGATTGTCGATGTGCTCCCCAACCACACTGCGGTAGACCACACGGCAGTAACCGCCGACCTTGACAGTGCAGTAGGCGGTCATGACAAGCTGTTCCACGCCAACGGACTCAACGATATTATCGATTATAACGACCGTTATCAGTGTACGACAGGAAAGATGGGTGGTCTTCCCGATGTAAACACCGAGAATCCCGACTTCCAGTACTACTACATGAAATATGTCAACGATCTGATTGCTTGCGGCGCACGCGGATTCCGCTATGACACGGCAAAACACATCGGATTGCCGTCGGACCCCCTCGACTCGCTTGCCGAGCGTAACAACTTCTGGGACATAGCCACCGGTCGCGAACCCATACGTGACATAACCCTGTCGATGCCCGACAGCCTGTTCATATATGGCGAAGTGCTTCAGGACAAGAACGTAAAGGAGGATGAATATGCCGAATATATGAGCCTTACTGCAAGCGCTTACGGACATGCACTGCGTAACGCTCTTGTAAATCACAACTATTATGCCGACAGCCTTGCATCATGGCATCACAAAGCCGACCCCACGAAGCTTGTCACTTGGGTTGAATCGCACGACACCTATGCCAATCAGCATGAATCGGCCGGCATCAGCGACGAGTTGATTCGTGAAGGTTACGTATTCCTCACTGCCCGTCAGAACGGTGTTCCCTTGTTCTTCAGCCGCCCGGCCGGAAGCACCCGCGACAACTACTGGGGCAACAATCGTGTAGGCGCACGCGGAAACGATGAGTTCATGAATCCCGAGGTGGTTGCCGTAAACAAGTTCCGCCACGCAATGCACGGACAGCCTGAATCGATATTCGTGTCCGACAACGGTGCTGTCATCGAAGTGGCCCGCGGCAACAAGGGTGTTGCTCTTATTAATATAGGAGAAGAACAGGCATCGATCGACCTGCCCACCACGTTGAAGGACGGTGAATATGTCGACAAGGTACATGACACGACTTTCAAAGTGAAAGACGGCAAGATTTCAGGTGTTTTAACACCTCTCACATCCTATATAATATATTAAGTTGACAAAATGACATCTCGGAGGGCCGTGAATATAGCATTTCACGGCCCTCCGCTTGCATCTGTAAAGCAGGAATTTGATTTTAACTTATTTTAATTAAGTTTCAATTCGCAACATTTTCTCGCGCAAATATAAATGATTACGATTTTTAATTTTAGGGCTATTATTTTTTATAATTATACATGCCGTTAAAGTTGCGGAGTGTAATTTTATGTTGTAAAACATATAACCTTATATGCATTAAGTTTAAAAACAATTTATTACCTTTGCAATGTGATTGAACGAAGGAATCAATCACCAATGCGAATCTTCTTAGCTAACTAGGAAATCCGTATCATGAGCAACACGAAATACTTAAAAGGTAATAACAGAATACTTTTTCATACGTAACTTTCCAATAAAGACAGAATAGATATTCAACAAGCAACAAGCGAAAAATAAGGGAGCCGGGAGGCTGTCTTATTTTTTTTTGCTAATTTTGTCATCGTCATGAAGAAAATCGATCGGGAAACAGTACAGCGCATTCTTGACGCCGCCGACATTGTGGAGGTGGTCAGCGACTTCGTGCATCTGAAACGCAGAGGCAGCAGCTATCTCGGGCTTTGTCCGTTCCACAATGAGCGCACTCCGTCGTTCTCGGTGTCCAAATCTAAGAATATATGCAAGTGCTTCAGCTGCGGCAAAGGCGGCAGTCCCGTGAATTTCATCATGGAGCACGAACAGATGAGCTATTACGAGGCCCTTCGCTATCTTGCACGTAAATACAACATCGAAATCAAGGAGCATGAAATGTCGGATAAAGAGCGCGAAGAGGAATCGGAGCGCGAAAGCATGCTTGCCGTGAATGATTTCGCTTTGAAACATTTTGAGAAAAATCTGCAAGAAACCGACGATGGCCGTGACATCGGGTTGTCATATTTCCTTGACCGAGGCATAAACGAGGCCTCGATAAAGAAATTCCGACTTGGATATTCGCTTGAGAAGAGC contains:
- the dapF gene encoding diaminopimelate epimerase; the encoded protein is MKQIKFTKMHGISNDYIYINCMEVTPERLSELSIEMSDRHTGVGGDGIILICPSEVADFKMRIFNADGSEAKMCGNGSRCVGKYVYDYGLTDKNVVTLETLAGIKTLHLHVNKGKVDSVTVDMGEPVTSVREIPVIYNNEMMVNAPVDTSCGVVEMTAVSMGNPHGVVFVDSLDNVDVHGLGRELEIHPMWPDRANIEFAQINSPSEITMRVWERGSGETMACGTGACATAVAAALTGRTGDRVTVHLLGGDLEIYRNPDDSHIYMTGGATTVFEGVYERQS
- a CDS encoding LL-diaminopimelate aminotransferase, giving the protein MIKINDNFCELPASYLFSDVAKRINAFKAEHPDVEIIKMGIGDVTQPICPAAIQAMENAVADQADRVTFHGYGPEQGYDFLRRRIVDVDYRSRNIDIDIDEIFISDGAKSDTGNIGDILSTDCKVAVTDPVYPVYVDTNVMAGRAGHLVDGRWSRIEYLPCTAENGFIPSLPKDNPDVIYLCYPNNPTGTTLNRSQLEKWVEYAKDNNALILFDSAYEAYITEPDIPHSIYEIPGAKEVAIEFRSFSKTAGFTGLRCGYTVVPKELKGLSKNGDEVSLNALWNRRQCTKFNGASYIVQRAAEALYSTKGRHQVKETIAYYMRNASLLRNGLSAAGLEVWGGVNAPYIWVKTPGGLSSWEFFDLLLEKCGIAGTPGVGFGPSGEGYFRLTAFGRYEDTVAAVERLSSLKLNK
- a CDS encoding alpha-amylase family glycosyl hydrolase; this encodes MKHSIQSLLAVSALSTLLASCGGDKKAPEAVTNDDVILHAWSWSFDTIAANMKNIADAGFDYVQTSPANTCYVGEGGGMALYSQPGDSVTGKWYYYYQPIDWKIGNYLLGDRDQFKAMCDSAAKYGIKVIVDVLPNHTAVDHTAVTADLDSAVGGHDKLFHANGLNDIIDYNDRYQCTTGKMGGLPDVNTENPDFQYYYMKYVNDLIACGARGFRYDTAKHIGLPSDPLDSLAERNNFWDIATGREPIRDITLSMPDSLFIYGEVLQDKNVKEDEYAEYMSLTASAYGHALRNALVNHNYYADSLASWHHKADPTKLVTWVESHDTYANQHESAGISDELIREGYVFLTARQNGVPLFFSRPAGSTRDNYWGNNRVGARGNDEFMNPEVVAVNKFRHAMHGQPESIFVSDNGAVIEVARGNKGVALINIGEEQASIDLPTTLKDGEYVDKVHDTTFKVKDGKISGVLTPLTSYIIY